The Candidatus Saccharimonadales bacterium genomic sequence AATAGTGAGGCGGCGCTTTTAAGCTTGCCGCGCGATATGAGAGTTGATATTCCGAGCAAGTGGCGAACTAAAATCAACGCGGCCTATGCCTTGGGTGAAAACGACGGGTTTGAGGAGGGTAATTACCCTAAAGGTGGCGCCGGATTGTTACAAAAAACGGTCGAGCAAACGCTGGATATACCGGTACATTATTATATTCGGGTTGATTTCCAAGGCCTGGAGCAAGCGGTCGCGGCAGTCGATGATATTAATTTGACAATTGCTGAAACCATTTGTGACTATCACATTGCTTGGCAGTTTAACTTCAGCTGTATTGAGGCCGGTACGACGAGCTTAAACAGCCAGCAGGCGCTGTTTTATGCCCGGACGCGTAACACCGCACGGTCGGATTTTGACCGCGGCGAGCGCCAACGGGAAGTTTTAATCGCGCTAAAGGACAAAATTTTCTCGGTTGGAACGTTAGCTAATCCGATTAAAATCGCCGAATTACTCGAGGCGGCCGGACGGCACGTCAGAACCAATCTACAAGTGCCGGGCGACCTGCTGAGACTAAATGAAATTGGCCAGAATATACCCGCCAACAAAATTTTATCGGCTGAAATCGTCAGCTATCTGTCCAACGCCGGCGACGGCAGTACCGATTATATCCCGCGTTCCGGGGACTTTGGCGAGATTCAAAAGTACGTCCGCTCGATTTTTACGGACGGTCTTATTAAAAAAGAAGCCGCCACCGTCGATATTATAAATGGTAGTGGACAGGCGTCGCTGGCTAAAACGCAGGCTGATTTACTGCGCTCCTACGGCTATGTTATCAATCAGGTCAGCGACGCGCCGACCAGCGATTATGTCGCCACCAAGCTATACGATCTAAGTGGTGGCAGTGCGCCGTTTACCCGGCGCTATCTGGAACAGAGGTTTAATACCTTGGCGGTTAATAATAGCCTGCCAACCGGCTTGTCATCGC encodes the following:
- a CDS encoding LCP family protein, yielding MSANFMDIKPPSDRPNPLINRRQKRQNIGDFKNTRELKQSEIEGGRTEPGSLKNIDPFDLGSAEINQPADTLPKRHWWYWFKPSYLRRNFSPRRFVKRTVFLSGLTVLAIGLFFAFKLFFVAQNIIDRDSGGALALQGNIDPSQLKGEGDGRVNILLIGEGGDQHDNGSHLSDTIIVLSIDPFNSEAALLSLPRDMRVDIPSKWRTKINAAYALGENDGFEEGNYPKGGAGLLQKTVEQTLDIPVHYYIRVDFQGLEQAVAAVDDINLTIAETICDYHIAWQFNFSCIEAGTTSLNSQQALFYARTRNTARSDFDRGERQREVLIALKDKIFSVGTLANPIKIAELLEAAGRHVRTNLQVPGDLLRLNEIGQNIPANKILSAEIVSYLSNAGDGSTDYIPRSGDFGEIQKYVRSIFTDGLIKKEAATVDIINGSGQASLAKTQADLLRSYGYVINQVSDAPTSDYVATKLYDLSGGSAPFTRRYLEQRFNTLAVNNSLPTGLSSQAKFVIILGKDATR